One genomic window of Medicago truncatula cultivar Jemalong A17 chromosome 1, MtrunA17r5.0-ANR, whole genome shotgun sequence includes the following:
- the LOC25485488 gene encoding zinc finger protein JAGGED has protein sequence MRPQGNPLDLNNLPDEYSRDHGKQLLEDTDLPGCRKKKNGGKDGKDECGKVYECRFCSLKFCKSQALGGHMNRHRQERETETLNHARQLVFRNDHNLAPQPAPSHLVGCCPPPIPTAGYIPANNMGDQTIPMRFPRYFSGSSSTHIPPPPPPPQPSQPYLYSSPTRPVSFPTHLIPQHPMNEYHVGHVMSSSHHQQYHNMNYVAGAGGGESSYTCIGAPVRQGFIPGSSGGKDHHQDMEGTLNWGRSYSGGGGGGQQHRLDTNTPNSAALINRFQDGF, from the exons AT GAGACCGCAAGGAAACCCATTAGATCTTAACAATTTGCCTGATGAATACTCTAGAGATCATGGTAAACAACTCCTTGAAGACACTGATCTACCCg GTTGCAGGAAAAAGAAAAACGGCGGGAAGGATGGAAAAGATGAGTGTGGGAAGGTCTATGAATGTAGATTCTGTTCCCTCAAGTTCTGTAAATCTCAGGCTCTTGGGGGACACATGAACCGTCACCGCCAAG AGAGGGAAACTGAGACGCTTAACCATGCACGTCAGCTAGTCTTCCGTAACGATCATAACCTTGCACCACAACCAGCTCCCTCTCACCTTGTAGG atGTTGTCCACCACCAATACCAACAGCAGGATATATTCCAGCAAATAACATGGGAGATCAAACAATTCCTATGAGATTTCCAAGATATTTCTCAGGTTCATCTTCAACCCAcattccaccaccaccaccaccaccacaaccaTCTCAACCATATCTGTACTCTTCACCTACACGCCCAGTGTCTTTCCCAACACATTTGATTCCTCAGCATccaatgaatgaatatcatgtGGGTCACGTGATGAGTAGCAGTCACCACCAGCAATATCACAACATGAACTATGTTGCAGGTGCAGGTGGTGGTGAGTCAAGTTACACTTGCATAGGTGCACCGGTTAGACAAGGTTTTATTCCAGGAAGTAGTGGTGGGAAGGATCATCATCAAGATATGGAAGGGACATTGAATTGGGGAAGGAGCTATTCAGGAGGTGGAGGAGGAGGACAGCAGCATCGTTTAGATACAAATACTCCTAATTCAGCAGCATTGATCAATCGGTTTCAAGATGGTTTCTAa